From the genome of Setaria viridis chromosome 1, Setaria_viridis_v4.0, whole genome shotgun sequence:
atAACATTCGCAAGAGGGAAAggtcgtgggaggaggggaagaggaagggatgcctattcccaccatcacttgaccaggttcttttggcccaacggagCATGAGGCATCCCTCGACGACTTCCCTCTGGAGGATAGGACTAACTAcgtccctccaaactcccttagACCTTATGACGATTGCCATGATGCgtggccaatgtgtcaccatgACGTGTCTTATGTCGTCCAGCTGTATGATGGCTACGATGATGGAAGCCGACGTTTCTTTCGATGCCCGTATGGCTTGGTGAGTGAAGTTATTTCTTCTTTACTCTTCCTAAGCTTCtcgtgctacaaactaacatcacgttcAGTCTTATCTTGATGAAGCAAATTGCCGCTATACCAAGTGGGTTGATCCATCACTTCCTAAGCCAACCCAAGAGTATATCCACTgcctcaagtgcaagatctttgatcTCGAACGTAAGATCGAGGATCTTCAATCCAAAGTTGATGCAAATTCTTGGGCTGTTAACATCGCAGGTGACTTAATTTGTACCAATCTatggtgcaagtgcccctaccaccacaacaaggatcgccccccgtctccgccatcctctaggggtgctggctactatggAGTTGGGCCCTCCCAGCTCTCGCAAAGCCAGTTCTACTAGCAAGTAGACATGACTCTTCCCcggctatttcaattacctaaggtATGCTATATTTACCAACAGCACTGGTTTAGGATAGCATTCGTACCGCACATACCACTGCAATCTATAACAAATTGTTCACCCTAGAGTCGTTGTTGTTCGTATGTTGTGCATGAATTTCGTTTCTATCTGCTGTAATCTCGCTGGAAACAACTATGTATCTAATCATCAGGAGTTAAtttattttcaattattttctcgAATCTCTCTACCTCGCTCAAATTACgaagtttcatattgcaacTAAAAGTGACATTTCTAAATATTTAGTGCTTCCAATGTAACtacatattttttaaatatcaaacaaaattacacaaaaaaaactaataaaAAAATAGGATCATAGCCGGTTGGAACGGCTATAGctgccaacacacaaaaaccagGCCGCTGGTGGGAGGAGCTACCTACTGCCGTTTGAAATGGTGGTACCTACATTCAATGCAATCCAGAGCTCCAACCGCCGTTTCAAATGGACCGTCTGAACCGGCAGCAGAAATCtatttctacaatttttttgatggcttatttatttctgcaaaatcgtaaaataaaaaataaaaatattcttCCATTACGTAAACTCGTACATTCAAACAACTTGCTAGCTGGACATGGCCATATGGACCGGACAAAGCAGCCGTATGTCAGTTCCATTATAAATATCCACATTCCACCGATACAAATACAATTTGAAATATTTCCATTAAATTCCACGGAAAATATCTTTAAAGCTTCCAGAAATTAATGGTAACTTCACAGTATTGCTATATAAATCACAAAATTGATTGATCACAATTATACACCTGATCGAGTATACAGTCCGATATTGTCATCCACAGTATATTGAATAGCCAACTGCACTAGAAACGACATGCTGAGCTAATAATAGATCCGATACTGTCCAAGATAACAAACGAATACGAAATATACAAACTATGCCATACAAGCAGAATGTGGCGGGCACAAAATATACAAGGAATGGGGATGCATGCAGCTTACGCCCTCCAAAACAGAGTTACATTTGATCATTGACCCAATGTAAACAAGTACAACGGATTACGCCCAACAAAATACACAACCGGTTGTATGAAACACATTCTCTTGAGGGTTTCGATGCATGTTCGTCCTGCTATGTGCTGCAAACCCTTGGTCTGGAGATGAAAGAGCAGGTATTTCCACATTTGATAGTTCTTTTATCCAAACGGATTGCTACCCCCAACGGAGCCGTAAGGTGGGGTGCTTGGCTGGGGGTATCTGGGTGGAGCTTGCTGATCAAAACCCATGTTGAAGGAACCCAGACCTTGTTGCCTGTAATGTCACAGGTCAGACATCAGGGTTGAAACCAGAAAATATAGGACGGTGTGTCTAGGGACAGGTCTATGTTTCTATTTTTAAGCAGGTTCCTTTTTATGCATGCCATACCAGGGATGTGATAGAAGTATAGAACAATTCAATAATTAGACAACATATTTGCATAGTCTAACACTGCATATTTCAACTTTAGAAGATGTAGTAAAGAAGTATTTACTCACGCTGCATGCATGCTATTCGGTGGTTGCTGGGGCATGCTGTTTGGAACTTGTTGCATCATGAAATGGCCTGAATTGAGACACAAGTTAGCACAGCAAGCAAAAAGATTGGTAACCAAGTGCAAGGATGTGATGGGGATATGTGCAATTACTTGGAGGTGCAGCTGACTGATAGAGCTGGTGAGTTTGCTGTGGAGGAACACCAAAACTAGAGGTGCCAAGTAAGGTTTGGGGAGTAGTGCCTGCTGATGCTCCTAGTGGCCCAGATAGAGGCTGCCCACATATACAACAAAAAGTGATATATTAATGGGAACAAGTAACAAAGATGTTAAGAAAATAAGCATGCAGAATATGGAAAAAGATCCCAATCGAAAATAGATACTTTAATCATACCATAGGAGCTTGAATTGGAACTGGATCATTCCCAAGATCAAAAGGGTTTGAAGCTTTCACTggttggggttggggttggggttggggttgAGGTTGGGGATATGCATGTTGCGGATATACAGGTTGTTGATATGTAGGTTGAGGAAATGCTGCCTGAGGATATGCTTGCATTCCCTGAAACTGGAAGAGCAATCCTTATGTAAGATAAAAGAAATAATACAAACTTAGGTGCATAATATAATATATAAGACATGAGAATGACATATATACCACTCCGGCAGGATATTGCATGCCGTATCCCATTCCAAATTGGGGAGCTCTCTGCCAACCGGGCATCATTGGAGTTGATGTTGGATATAGTGCAGTAAAGATATCCTGTGACATGTTTAGTCTGTCAAGTATGCGCAAATGACTTTGTCGAAAGGCATGGTGTCAGATCCATCAGCATATCATTTGCTTTCTACAACATTTTTCAAACAGAAGATACTTATACACTTGTCTTCAATTGACAATTAGATAATGATCTTGCAAATGAACCCATGttataataaaaaaagagaacaaAAGTGCACCAACATATATGGATTAGCAAGCATTTCTGGTCATTCAAAGTGCTACTTTACAGAAACCAAAGGTTCAAAGCAATAACTGTGATGATTTTGCCACCTAATCACGGCTtgaacatttttcaaaaaatctATTAACTACTTTCTTCCCGCATAATTTATCAGCCAACCCAGGTAGTGCATTGAAGCACATcaaagcaaaaggaaaaaaaattaaacctGGCCTGACCATGGCATGAATTGTTCTACAAAACTGCAATTATATCAGAACATTATAAGCCCACATGACAGTTACTCACTTTGAACTGAAATCCAACTTCTGAAATATGTCTtgatagtgcatttatttggtattataTTATAGATTCTTAtatattttctataaacttgatcaagGTTTGAGATGTCCGTCTAAtgacaaaactaaaacgacctaaatTTTGGATGAGGAAGTAACGCATTAAATGTATTACATGGAATCAAGAAATAGCTCGATAATGTGAGAAGGTACAAACACAAAGTTAGTCACGTATGGCATACCGCTGGAAGTTCTTTCCTGCCACTGGATTTACTGTCATTAGAAGATGCTGCTCCTTGAATACCACTGGTTCCTTGTGGATTTGCAGTTACTTGAGATGGGAGTCCAGCTGTAGGGGCAGCAAGAGGAGATTGTTGAACTGAAGATCCTTGGTTGGACATCACTGTTGAGGCCTGAGAAAGGAAATAAGCGAAAACTATTCTTTTTAGGAAAAAGGGATGAGTGTATACACCTTGAGGTTCTTATGCAAATATAAGTACCTGGTTGCCTGAGATTCCAAAGGGCGCATCAAACAAGTTATGCGACTGGTCTACAATGGATGGGTGTCCTCCATCATTCACTTTCAAAGTGGGATCATTTGAAGCTGGAAAAGCTGACACATTGGTTGCAGAAGGTGCTTCAGAAAATGACAGTTGCGCAAGTGCAGACTCAAGTGGATTTGCACTGCTGGTTGTTTGTGGCGTTTGTTGTTGGCCAAAAGCATCAAAAGATGCCCAGTCACCACCACTCACAGAAGGAGCACTATTCCCTTTATCAAGAACAGGCTGTGGAGCAGGTGCATTAACAGGATGCTGTTGAGTCGTAGAGGCTGGTTGTGGTGCTGGTGCAGGTGCAGTAGGTTCAGGATCTGCACTAAAATCAATTAAACTCACTGCATTTGCGACCTTCACTGGTTCTGAAGTCCCCTCAGAAGAAGCAATGCTGCTGGCACTAGACATCGTCTGCATTATGAACATGCAAGAGGAACAATAAGATCTCTTTAATTGAATTCCAGCTTAGAAAGAACACACACCCAATAATATGCTGATATTTTTTTTGAGTAACATAATATGTTGATATTTCGAGAGAATCCAAAAGCAATGTCTAAAAGAATGGAAATGCCAGGAGTGACAAGTACAACCTTTGCTAGTGGTGGAGGATCAATTGCTCTGGTTCCATTTGGCTTTGGAGGATCAATTGGTCTGGctacaattggctttggaggaTCAATTGGTCTGGCTACACTTGGTTTTGGAGGTTCAGTAGCTGGCTTTGAAGGCTCACCAACCCGAAGTTGAGGAGCATTGTCACCCAGTATATCCCTCACTGGCCGCACAACAGGACCAGAACCATCTGCTTCTTTCTGAAAGTCTGGAGACCCACTATCTGGCTTCCTTGGTTCGGAAAACCTGCGGTCCTCAAACCTTTGAACTGGAGTTGTTTTTCCAGATCTATCATCGACAACCTCAAAGTAACGAGGACTTTTCTTATAGTCATTTTGGTCATAGCCAGGACTACGATCTCCATAGGAATATCTGGAGTTTCTGTCATCACTCCGTCCACTATAACTCCTACGGTCAGAGTAACTTCCATTTGGTGGACTTCTTGAACCACCCCAATTCCCATCAGATCTCCTATTTTCACTATACTCGTCCTTGTCATCCTGAAAGATGATAATCAATCAGCACAGTGAATTTAGAAGAGAATAAATTTGCGAGAACAGGGATTGGTTACTGAGGAGAAACAGTAAGGAACCAGGATCACCTTTCCCCTCGGTGGCCTATCGGCACTTCTTTCTCCTGTGAATCTCCGTTCCACATACGCATGCTTAATGAAATTTCTCAATTTATCAGCATTACTGAGACCAAAAGAACCGTGTCATACTTCCAAATACAAAGTAGAGAGGTTGTGACCTAAAATAAGGAATTACTAAAAAAAGAAGGTAACCTGCTGTCAGGGTATCCATTGCGTTGAGGATCCCATTCCTTAAAAAATACTTCTCTAGCACGCTACAGGTCAAGCAAAACCGATGTCATAAATAAAAGACATGAATTGATAAAAAGCTAGAAAAACAGATAAAAGAAGACTTACCTCATTTCCTCCTTCTTGAAGAGCAGTAACTTCTTGTGCGGTAAATTTGGCCATGGAAACTGATTTCACTCGATGCGTGAACTCCCGACTAGAAGGAAAAAGCAATTGGTTTATTAAGAAAAGGAGCAACATGTTTCAATTGGGAACTGCCGGACTGATGGGCCCATTAGTGCCCTCCATCAAACCAAACATGATTAAACAAAAAGGAAGGGGAGGCTAGAAGGCTTGGTCATCTAAACTGAAAGAGGACTGAATAAGAAACTTACTGTGCTCCACTGCAATTGGTACAGATGAACGTCCAGAAATTTGTGCAGACATATTGTGGTCCCTGTTCAAATCACCATATACATATCAGCATTCTTTTTCTGAGTGGGACAGTAGTGATGTCCTAATACATTAATACTATTCTGACATAAAAGCAAGATACGTACAGAAGGTCCTCCAGAACCAATACACTTTTAAGTGGACAAGGTAAGCGAATCAGTACAAAATGAGGAAACAAGATAGACAATTTATTCAGCAGTTAAAACTTGTTAGTTCACTTTACAAAGCACACGGAGCATAAGAAGATACTAATGAGTTCACAAATGGCAGGtgttttgagatctttgactcACATATTAGTTTGTTTTCTAACACCATTCATGTGCCACACAGGTGCATGCACTATGAAGTATGAACTCGGCAAATTATATTAACAAAATGACATGCTATCGACTTATCAATGAAACTTCcttaatatatattctctaaaATTTATATGTCCTTTTTCATTTATAAGGAGGTATTTACTTCTCATTTTTGCTTATAAAGTCACGAGGCCCTAAATATGATAGAAGATCAATGTTTTGTTTCCCAAACATAACGGAATACAAGTACTGACACCTCATGCCTCAAGCGCAACTTCTGCATTCGACTGCATTGGTAGGTATCGACGCAAAGAAGCGGTTCTCTGAGCCGGCCCGGGTTCAAGTTGCGGCACAATCTTCTAAAGACAAAATCAGGGGGAAGTCTCTCCCCTTGGTCTGAGTTTTTTTTAAGGTATCGACGCGGAGGCACGAACAATACATCCTTCATAATTAATAGGTCAAATTCCCATTAACTATTGACTCGCTGTACTAGTCTCAGGTCCAAAATCATCatggaaataaaacaaaaaaatcataacGGTTACATATCTTGCAGGCAGCGAAACAATGTTGCTTGACTATGACAACGCCACAACAATGAAGCTAATCCTAGTCTCCTGCATCAAGGCTACATTTATTCCATTTCAGAAGGGCCTGAATCTTAAGCAACCCAATAAAACGCTGCCCTCCAGACAAAATCGAAACCTCACGGTATGCTGTTCGTGCACCATTCCTAGCAGCAAGCAACGAAGCATTGCAGTGGATGAAGCCgagccaagccaagccaagcgagctcaaaaaaaaaaaaaaaaagcaaccgTCCACCTTCTAGCTTCCCATCCCCAAAAGGCCAAAAACCCGTCCACATTTAGCAAGCGAGCTCGAGAAATCCGGGCGAGGGACTCACCAAATTGTTGCAGTTGATGCAGCGCTTGTTGGCGGGCAGCTTGAGCAGGCCCCGTATGATCCGCTCGTGCCTCTCGTCCTCTTTGACCCggctcgccatcgccgccggatCGCCCCGCGCGCCCCCCAGACCCTGAGAACCCACAGCCGAGCAAACGAAATCACACCAAACCCCACACCGAAATGCCCCGAGATCCGGCGAGAACCCCCGCCAGATCCGTCCGCGAATCACCGTAGCCAAATCGACCCACCTGCGGACGGGTGCGCCCTCCCTcctcggcgcgcgcgcgggcggggaGCCGAGCGAGCGCGAGATCCCGGGCGCCCGTGCTGAGGCCGAGGCGAGGCGAcgaggcggtggcagcggcgagCGAAAAGGCTCGCCTCTTTTGTTTGCTGCTGCGTTGCTTCGCTGCGCGTGTAATTAAcaggggagaaaaaaaaaagtttttccTCGTGGGGGGTTTGGGGGAGGTGACCGGGAGGGGAGAAGAAGGGGGGCGCCGAAGGCTGCCGGTCAGCCGCTGGCCGGGACCGGGTGCAGCCGGTCGCCGGGGAGGCAGCTTCTACCTTCTAGAGAGGGGGAAAGGTGGGGCCGAGGGTTTATGGGGCCCGCATGGCAGAGACGGTTAGGGTTCGGTTTCGGGTGGGTGCGCGATGAGCTGGACGTGTGGGTTGTTTTGGGTTTGTGTGGAGCTAGCTAGCTGGCTAATGATACCTGGGGGAAGTGCTAAATCACCGACAGGAGGGGATTACAGGAAAGACTACCTGTGTCTTTGCCCTTTTTAAATTGGTGGCTGGGTTGTGCAGGCAGAGCTTGTTTGGTTGCTGCTGCCTTTTAGGCAGCTCTTTGCCTATGCAGCACCATCCAACCTCAGGCTATCAAAATCCAACGTCTGAGATCGTTGCCTGGATCAGGCAGCTTTTTTAAGTCCAAACCAAGCCCGCAGTGCAGCCATGCACATGAGTTGGACGCATGCATGGGAGTGAtggtggctcttctttttcatcttttttttaacaTTTGAAACTTGCTCTCAAAATATTTAGTAAAATTTGGGGTTGTCTTGGAAAATAGTTTTTTAGTACCAGTAATTTTATTAGTACTAGATATCGTAATAATATTGTGATATAAAATTAGTGGTCAAAGTTGCACTCTAATGACCTAAAGGTCAAATGTGTCTTGTGTCTTGTATTTTGACCAAATGGAGTATAATTCTGCTGCTTCTAGAAATGAGATTCAAGGTTGACACATATGGTAACAAGAAAGAAAAGCTTTAGATGACTTGTCCAGCTATGCAATCTCGTTACATGTTCACTCCATTCTCACGCTGAACTCAGATTCACAAGCATGTGTTCttcgttgatttttttttgtgcgccacatgcaaaaagaaaaaaagaaaagaaaaatgaggtGGTTTCGGGATATTGTTTCCACAGTAAATAGGGGATCTTGCTCGTCAGTAAAACGAATAAGTTCTAGGATTTGTCTGgattctattaaaatagtttGAAAATACTTTCATGATGAATC
Proteins encoded in this window:
- the LOC117851814 gene encoding uncharacterized protein — translated: MASRVKEDERHERIIRGLLKLPANKRCINCNNLGPQYVCTNFWTFICTNCSGAHREFTHRVKSVSMAKFTAQEVTALQEGGNERAREVFFKEWDPQRNGYPDSSNADKLRNFIKHAYVERRFTGERSADRPPRGKDDKDEYSENRRSDGNWGGSRSPPNGSYSDRRSYSGRSDDRNSRYSYGDRSPGYDQNDYKKSPRYFEVVDDRSGKTTPVQRFEDRRFSEPRKPDSGSPDFQKEADGSGPVVRPVRDILGDNAPQLRVGEPSKPATEPPKPSVARPIDPPKPIVARPIDPPKPNGTRAIDPPPLAKTMSSASSIASSEGTSEPVKVANAVSLIDFSADPEPTAPAPAPQPASTTQQHPVNAPAPQPVLDKGNSAPSVSGGDWASFDAFGQQQTPQTTSSANPLESALAQLSFSEAPSATNVSAFPASNDPTLKVNDGGHPSIVDQSHNLFDAPFGISGNQASTVMSNQGSSVQQSPLAAPTAGLPSQVTANPQGTSGIQGAASSNDSKSSGRKELPADIFTALYPTSTPMMPGWQRAPQFGMGYGMQYPAGVFQGMQAYPQAAFPQPTYQQPVYPQHAYPQPQPQPQPQPQPVKASNPFDLGNDPVPIQAPMPLSGPLGASAGTTPQTLLGTSSFGVPPQQTHQLYQSAAPPSHFMMQQVPNSMPQQPPNSMHAAQQGLGSFNMGFDQQAPPRYPQPSTPPYGSVGGSNPFG